One Cryptomeria japonica chromosome 9, Sugi_1.0, whole genome shotgun sequence genomic window carries:
- the LOC131066715 gene encoding nuclear transcription factor Y subunit C-2, translating into MEKQKYLPIYPSMGERVKIGSDEEQAELRKFWSKEMEEIRGLNSREVRSKSTGDLPLARVKKIMKADEAKMVSAEAVVVMGKACEMMMKELSFRAWIRTRDAKRRTLQNKDIWSGVGESEVFDFLVDVLPRPKPLRPPLPSLNAFDLVNNPFFTYGQFPNGFFGPHES; encoded by the coding sequence ATGGAGAAGCAAAAGTATCTTCCCATTTATCCTTCCATGGGTGAGAGAGTAAAAATTGGGAGTGATGAAGAACAGGCCGAGCTAAGGAAGTTTTGGAGTAAGGAAATGGAGGAAATCCGAGGATTGAATAGCAGGGAAGTGAGAAGCAAAAGCACGGGTGATTTGCCATTGGCGAGAGTGAAGAAGATAATGAAAGCAGATGAGGCGAAGATGGTTTCAGCTGAGGCAGTTGTTGTGATGGGAAAAGCGTGTGAAATGATGATGAAAGAGCTGAGTTTCCGGGCGTGGATTCGAACTCGGGACGCTAAGAGACGTACCCTGCAAAACAAAGATATTTGGAGTGGTGTGGGCGAGAGTGAGGTGTTTGATTTTCTTGTGGACGTACTTCCTAGACCAAAACCACTTCGCCCTcctcttccttccttgaatgcttTTGATCTTGTTAATAATCCTTTCTTCACCTATGGACAGTTTCCCAATGGCTTCTTTGGGCCTCATGAATCATGA